The proteins below come from a single Triplophysa rosa linkage group LG12, Trosa_1v2, whole genome shotgun sequence genomic window:
- the bcl9l gene encoding B-cell CLL/lymphoma 9-like protein isoform X2: MHSESKLTNHGKQVTSGAQSQLPNVNQAQQQGPASTQGSKSSASGNHGVKSNQISPGNPGLKSLSQSSAGVGVGGIMKTKAKRERSVSMDTGDQRESITPVLEPDVKVEGVMRSKRRCVLERKQPYSGDEWCSGAETEEEDEKPLSATHREHVMCPSQSHSGSSATGPISDPGGQGLGSGRGPGIRTDLNPRPPQQIVYVFTTSLANSAAEAVMHGHTDSILLYHQQNVPRTKLDQSIGVGKLSNLSEQISSSHTPPIGTPKSQSGTPRPASVGGVVGGHLPGTSTPSSTGHPDGESTQTHRGGGTSGSNSRSAVHSMGPQSVGVSGSDGVDRPGTIPHHGAGLSPSSSPSALSAHRQGEPGQRGGPGSTDGLSKEQLEHRERSLQTLRDIERLLLRSGAGAGHEEPRGPNGNPNGTNVNNNNSNDGGRGMEDGENCGENTGNCHNNNAGMPGMPPVGGMKKYEEPLQSIISQTQNLGGPGLDDSLMGPHHGMPPHSHHLSSPSGMDMGPMMGPEGVTPEQLAWRKLQEEYYLEKRRQQEINPHQHAQHFRMMSEMGMPGGPMLMRGPPPPYHSKPGDQQWGPGLMVGGGMGGNPRLMEMHQEGPRGPRFLGQMRGPSGGGGYSESPGGVLAMEGLGPQRPPRPGMAWLDEMPPNMGGGGPFHGCFPPGGPGGPPQHFQGDMDRPLTREEMFRRLHRLDLQQQISRQQQAGLGGPRMIDNTGGPGFPNPGMVGGPPSRGDPMDFPGSRAIMGSPMGGVGGDGGPTMRDIIDSPLGGNLNMNMGMTMNPQQQLLAQKLRGGPGLVGPLGEMLNPEEISRIRASQNGRGGANKGMILGPEGPLQFPNQSSFPGSQGDGPYMQQPEMFVPDQPGPPHMNSTPRLSHIPMSTGSRGIDHGTRHPPDLSISVNPMGSPALPPSHQLKSPSLSQEPSPLMPSPSAAGLKSPSHLLPSGPSHPPLPAASGAGTPSSTSIKSPQVIGPSLGLRSPSGSPGHLKSPTMPVASPGWTASPKTAMPSPGGPPSVKVAGNGGSSSMDTGMSLPPRSSNSTPISQPPNSINPSMPFTSSPDAPPSQNPLSLIMSQMSKYAMPSSTPLYHDAIKTIATSDDEMLPDRPLLSGINMSGNLGNHQSTQMLLSSQGSMGPHSGPQSPMGMVLQGGQQLSHDPSGPMLPSPNTMGMPGMASAIMGGGPPDGIGPCNVSPLHLQNQMGGFPRMQGPLHSPIGMGQQYSQRPDEVLPPQQIHLLNKGMSHQRPPHQPDSFPPLTMGDGPDLSEVIRPTHTGIPEFDLSRIIPADKPSSTLQYFPKSEAMSQPHQNPHQGQPPQQTSAQLLKQLSSSGPPHSGIPSSNPHIANLQNMMPEQQLSLHPSHCGMRPGMGMPQMGSRGMGSGGGMGPMCHPGHMMGRTGMSPQQQLQQQHHQQQQAMMANNLLQHPSHPPRGMLSPQQHPHNLMAQQNLMMMQAKQRGMALPGEHFGQPGPLMSPQGPMMGPPHSQSGMMGPQSLRQRSMSLDSPLGYGPGNMANMPF, from the exons TAGAGGGCGTGATGCGCAGCAAACGCAGGTGTGTTCTGGAGAGAAAGCAGCCGTACAGTGGAGATGAATGGTGCTCGGGGGCTGAAACTGAGGAAGAGGATGAGAAACCTCTTTCTGCCACACACC GAGAGCATGTGATGTGTCCTAGTCAGTCCCACTCTGGTTCATCTGCCACGGGCCCGATAAGTGATCCTGGAGGTCAAGGTTTGGGCTCTGGTCGTGGACCCGGTATTCGCACTGATCTGAATCCTCGGCCCCCTCAGCAAATAGTTTATGTTTTCACCACAAGCCTAGCCAAcag TGCTGCAGAGGCAGTGATGCATGGCCACACAGACTCCATCCTCTTATATCACCAGCAGAATGTACCCCGCACAAAACTGGACCAG TCTATCGGTGTTGGAAAACTCAGCAACCTAAGTGAGCAGATCAGCTCTAGTCACACCCCGCCCATTGGCACACCCAAGTCCCAAAGCGGTACGCCCCGGCCAGCTTCGGTTGGTGGCGTTGTGGGAGGACACCTTCCCGGCACCAGTACTCCTTCTTCCACAGGGCATCCAGATGGTGAGTCAACCCAAACCCACCGAGGTGGAGGAACGTCAGGCAGCAACAGCCGCTCTGCAGTTCATTCGATGGGCCCACAGTCTGTAGGGGTTTCTGGATCAGATGGAGTGGACAGGCCAGGTACGATTCCCCACCATGGTGCAGGACTGTCTCCTTCCTCAAGTCCCTCTGCATTATCTGCACATCGTCAGGGTGAGCCAGGTCAACGTGGAGGGCCGGGGAGCACAGATGGCCTTTCTAAGGAGCAGCTAGAGCATCGTGAACGATCACTGCAAACTCTTCGAGACATTGAGAGGTTGCTTCTCCGTAGTGGTGCCGGTGCTGGCCATGAGGAACCAAGAGGTCCTAATGGCAATCCTAATGGTACTAATGTCAACAACAATAATAGTAACGATGGGGGTAGGGGGATGGAAGATGGTGAAAATTGTGGTGAGAATACTGGTAACTGCCACAACAACAATGCTGGTATGCCTGGTATGCCACCTGTGGGTGGAATGAAAAAGTACGAGGAACCATTACAGTCCATCATCTCACAGACCCAGAATCTTGGTGGTCCTGGATTGGATGATTCACTGATGGGGCCGCACCATGGTATGCCACCGCACTCTCACCACCTCTCCTCACCTTCGGGGATGGATATGGGTCCCATGATGGGGCCTGAAGGTGTAACACCAGAGCAGCTGGCTTGGAGAAAGCTGCAGGAAGAATACTATCTAGAGAAAAGGCGACAACAAGAAATTAACCCCCACCAACATGCCCAGCATTTCCGCATGATGTCGGAAATGGGCATGCCCGGGGGGCCAATGCTAATGAGGGGGCCCCCACCCCCATATCACAGTAAACCTGGTGATCAGCAATGGGGGCCAGGGCTGATGGTAGGGGGAGGAATGGGCGGAAATCCTAGATTAATGGAAATGCATCAGGAGGGGCCTCGAGGGCCAAGGTTTCTTGGACAAATGCGAGGTCCCTCAGGTGGTGGAGGCTACTCGGAAAGCCCTGGAGGAGTTTTAGCTATGGAGGGGTTGGGCCCTCAAAGACCTCCAAGGCCAGGCATGGCTTGGTTGGATGAAATGCCACCAAACATGGGTGGTGGGGGCCCATTTCATGGGTGCTTCCCTCCTGGGGgaccgggtggacctccacagCATTTTCAGGGAGATATGGATCGGCCTTTAACGCGGGAAGAGATGTTCCGGAGATTACATAGATTAGACTTGCAACAACAAATATCCAGGCAGCAGCAGGCAGGGCTTGGCGGCCCTAGGATGATAGATAACACTGGAGGACCAGGCTTTCCTAATCCTGGAATGGTAGGAGGACCGCCCTCCCGGGGTGACCCAATGGACTTTCCTGGTTCTCGGGCTATAATGGGCTCTCCCATGGGTGGAGTAGGTGGCGATGGTGGCCCTACAATGCGAGACATAATAGACTCTCCCTTGGGGGGTAATCTAAACATGAATATGGGCATGACCATGAATCCACAGCAGCAGTTGTTGGCACAGAAGCTGAGGGGAGGGCCTGGACTTGTTGGCCCTCTTGGGGAGATGTTGAACCCAGAAGAAATCTCTCGTATCAGGGCTTCACAGAATGGCCGTGGTGGTGCTAACAAAGGAATGATCCTTGGTCCTGAAGGACCTCTTCAGTTCCCCAACCAGAGCTCCTTTCCTGGTAGTCAAGGTGATGGCCCATATATGCAGCAGCCTGAGATGTTTGTACCGGACCAGCCAGGTCCTCCCCACATGAACAGCACCCCAAGACTTAGTCACATTCCAATGAGCACCGGCTCAAGGGGTATAGACCATGGCACTCGACATCCCCCTGACCTGTCCATTAGTGTAAATCCAATGGGTTCCCCAGCTTTACCTCCATCTCACCAGCTCAAATCTCCTTCTCTAAGCCAAGAGCCATCACCTCTCATGCCTTCACCGTCTGCAGCAGGCCTGAAATCACCCAGCCATTTACTACCAAGTGGTCCTTCTCACCCGCCTCTACCAGCAGCTTCCGGGGCTGGAACACCCTCCTCCACCTCTATCAAGTCGCCACAGGTCATAGGCCCTTCTCTTGGTCTCCGATCACCATCTGGCTCTCCCGGACACCTAAAATCTCCAACCATGCCAGTCGCTTCACCTGGCTGGACTGCCTCACCCAAGACGGCTATGcccagtcctggagggccacctAGTGTGAAGGTCGCCGGAAATGGAGGAAGCAGCTCCATGGATACAG GCATGTCCCTGCCACCTAGGAGTTCAAACTCAACACCCATCAGTCAGCCGCCCAATTCTATCAATCCTAGTATGCCTTTCACTTCCTCGCCTGATGCTCCCCCATCCCAGAATCCTCTTTCCCTTATAATGTCTCAGATGTCAAAGTATGCCATGCCCAGCTCCACTCCACTCTACCATGACGCCATCAAGACAATCGCTACATCAGATGATGAGATGCTACCCGATAGACCCCTCCTGTCTGGAATCAACATGTCAG GAAACCTGGGAAATCATCAGTCCACGCAGATGCTACTCTCCTCCCAGGGTTCAATGGGACCTCACAGTGGTCCACAAAGCCCTATGGGAATGGTTCTCCAAGGAGGTCAGCAGCTATCCCATGATCCTTCTGGTCCCATGCTCCCATCCCCTAACACTATGGGCATGCCAGGAATGGCCTCAGCAATAATGGGAGGTGGACCTCCTGATGGAATAGGACCTTGTAATGTTTCCCCACTGCATCTTCAAAACCAGATGGGGGGATTCCCTCGCATGCAGGGACCTCTTCACTCCCCTATTGGTATGGGACAGCAGTACTCCCAGCGTCCCGATGAGGTCCTACCACCTCAACAGATACATCTTCTAAATAAAGGAATGTCTCACCAGCGACCTCCTCACCAACCAGACTCTTTTCCACCCTTAACCATGGGTGATGGTCCAGACCTGAGTGAGGTCATCAGGCCCACACATACAGGCATTCCCGAGTTCGATCTTTCCCGTATCATTCCTGCAGACAAGCCCAGCAGCACCCTACAGTACTTCCCCAAAAGTGAAGCCATGTCCCAGCCACATCAGAATCCCCACCAGGGTCAACCGCCTCAGCAGACTTCTGCCCAACTTCTCAAGCAGCTCTCCTCGTCTGGACCACCCCATAGCGGCATCCCTTCCTCCAACCCCCATATCGCTAACTTACAGAACATGATGCCCGAGCAGCAACTGTCCCTACACCCTTCGCATTGTGGTATGCGTCCAGGTATGGGCATGCCTCAGATGGGCTCCAGGGGCATGGGTTCAGGTGGTGGGATGGGGCCCATGTGCCACCCAGGGCATATGATGGGCAGGACAGGCATGTCTCCACAACAGCAGCTCCAGCAACAACACCATCAGCAGCAACAGGCCATGATGGCCAACAACCTCTTACAACACCCCTCCCACCCTCCCCGTGGTATGCTTTCTCCACAGCAGCACCCTCATAATCTCATGGCTCAGCAGAATCTGATGATGATGCAGGCCAAGCAGCGGGGCATGGCCCTTCCTGGGGAGCACTTTGGCCAGCCGGGGCCCCTCATGTCCCCTCAGGGGCCTATGATGGGACCTCCACATTCACAGTCAGGCATGATGGGCCCTCAGAGTCTGAGACAACGGAGCATGTCTCTGGATAGTCCATTGGGCTATGGACCTGGAAATATGGCCAACATGCCCTTTTAA